The following are encoded together in the Marinitoga sp. 38H-ov genome:
- a CDS encoding radical SAM protein — protein sequence MSKEYIIPIFIPHAGCKKICVFCNEYSATGFKLKPNINTLNDTFNKYKNYFPKNVNPYIAFYGSTFTGMNIDLMKFYLDWAQEKINSGLSSGIRFSTSPEEISEEKIQILKYYSINFIELGIQSFYNDVLIASNRPHDIIDVWNAITLLEKYNIDYGIHLMTGLPNSSYNKDINSALISTFINAKTVRIHPTVILKNSHLESMYKNFKFIPESLEEAINKVAKMTIIIESVNKKVIRLGICLYGKEKENVVAGPYHDSFGDLVRTKISEYLIINFPNLIVPINFKSNFIGFKRKNIKLLEKSNITFHNKNYFILNNNKIDYISLLNKLLNREFI from the coding sequence ATGTCTAAAGAGTATATTATTCCAATTTTTATACCTCATGCTGGATGTAAAAAAATTTGTGTGTTTTGCAATGAATATTCAGCTACTGGTTTTAAACTTAAACCTAATATAAATACGTTAAATGATACTTTTAATAAATATAAAAATTACTTCCCAAAAAATGTAAACCCTTATATTGCATTCTATGGTTCTACATTTACAGGTATGAATATTGATTTAATGAAATTTTATTTAGATTGGGCACAAGAAAAAATAAACTCCGGATTATCTTCTGGTATAAGATTTTCAACTTCACCAGAAGAAATATCTGAAGAAAAAATACAAATTTTAAAATATTATAGTATAAATTTTATTGAACTTGGTATTCAATCATTTTATAATGATGTGCTTATTGCTTCTAATAGGCCACACGATATTATTGATGTTTGGAATGCCATAACACTTCTAGAGAAATATAATATAGACTATGGAATACATTTAATGACTGGATTACCAAATAGCTCATACAATAAAGATATTAATTCTGCTTTAATTTCCACATTTATAAATGCTAAAACAGTTAGAATACATCCTACTGTTATATTAAAAAACTCGCACTTAGAATCAATGTATAAAAATTTTAAATTTATTCCTGAATCATTAGAGGAAGCAATAAATAAAGTTGCTAAAATGACAATAATAATCGAGTCGGTTAATAAAAAAGTTATTAGATTAGGTATATGTTTATACGGCAAAGAAAAGGAAAATGTTGTAGCCGGACCATACCATGACTCTTTTGGAGATTTAGTTAGAACAAAAATATCTGAGTATTTAATTATTAATTTCCCAAATCTAATAGTTCCAATAAATTTTAAATCTAATTTTATAGGATTCAAAAGGAAAAATATTAAATTATTGGAAAAATCCAATATAACATTTCATAATAAAAATTATTTTATATTAAACAATAATAAAATTGATTATATTTCATTATTAAATAAACTTTTAAATAGGGAATTCATTTGA